ACACGATGTAGCAGAACCAGAAATATTGCTCTTTTgttccacacattcttctttcAAAACCTCATGCATActttacccataatgcaactcaaccgCCAACAGCAGCAACTAAAGTAGCTAAAAAAAAAGTAGTAGTAAAGTAGTAACTGTTAGCCTGCGGCAGAGCTGAGGTCTGGTCAGCTCACTCGAACTCCACAACGACAGattaatttctttttcaaacttaaactgactcaagtgacatcactcgaggACATTCATACTGAAAACTGACGCTGAAGGCTTCACATGACTGTTTTCGCTCCCCAAAACGTGGAAGTTTCCCTCAGTgcgctctgctgtctgtctgtctttaagcTCACAGTCGGGATCAAACAAGCCGCCAGCCTGAAGGCCATGGACCTGGGAGGAAGCTCGGACCCGTACGTCAAAGTCTACACCCGCCCCGACAAATCCAGAACCTGCGAGACCAAAGTGTTCAGACACACGCTGAACCCCATCTTCAATGAACAATTCAACATCCCGGTAAGACAGAGAAGAAGCCTGCGCTATTCAGCGTCCTCAAAACAAGGGGCCCTAAAGAGTTTAAACAAGGACTGACAGATCAAGTTGTTCCTCGGGCATCAACCTTTCTGCCTGTTCgttgagctgctgcttcacttcaGCTTTCGGAAGTCTTTTCAGGTGGACCGACCTTTTAATCAGTCTTTTCTGTTTGATCTCCTCCCAGATTTCCAAGTCTTCCCTCCTGCAGTCGACGGTGGTGATGCAGGTGTTTGACTTCAACAGATTCTCCAAACACAACATCATCGGAGAGATCAGGGTGCAGCTCTGCAACGTCGACTGGAACCACGTCATCGAGGAGTGGCAGGACCTCGCCGAGCCCGCCAAGTTTGAGGTTTcctgcctttctctgtctcgTCTTGAGTTAAAGTCACTGCTCCAGTGTACTGATGAGCAGATGAGACTTAAGAAACACAAACCTAGAGTACGGAATAAGCTATTTTggtgatgtttgatgtttgatgttgGAAATGTGCTTTCAGAGAAGCACGAAGCTTGATGCCGTCAAAACTGAGCGACCAAGAAAGAGTCGAAAGTCCTGCTAGGAGCTCTGCGAGGCTGGATGTAGACACTGCGGTGCTTTGAGACGCGtttaacatcaacatgttaaGATGCTCACAGTAATAATGCTAGCATTTTAGTCTAGCATGCTAgtatttgctaattagcccaaaacacaaagtaccGCTGACGCAGGTCTGCAGGTATTAgctcataaaccaaagtactggacgGACAAAAATgtgacctgatggtggtgctagaggaaaagtcagtggATACGAGCTTTTAATTCAacctctggagaccatgaatgtGAGAACAAGATTTAAAGGTCCAGTAGTTGATGAGACATTTCGATAAAAATCAAGAATGACAAGAGTGAGAGGAAAGTCAGtcagattcatcctctggagaacGTGAACATTTCTGTACAACATCTCATCATAATACTTCAGGTGTTGAGAAATTTCAGACCACAGACCATCGTAGAAGAAGAACTTATTTTCCTTCACTGTGTGACGCAGGACGAAAACCTGGGAGAGATCTGCTTCTCTCTGCGTTACGTTCCCACTGCCGGAAAACTGACCGTGGTCATCCTGGAGGCCAAGAACCTGAAGAGCATGGACATCGGAGGAAGTTCAGGTCAGGATCTCACAAGCAAATCATTTAGTTGAGGTTAGTGTTACCATCAGCGGCACAGTGCCAGTCAAAAGGCTTCATTCAGAACAAGCGGCAACCTCCAGGACAGGAAACTGAAGCCAAGGTGGTGCATcacaaactgcagttccttgaatggccactcCTAAAgcaagtcaatccccatagacccccatattaagACGCATGCATTTGGTGTCATTTCACTGCtatgtattttctgtttttcattctaaTCATTGCATCATTATATAATTGCAATCAGTTTTACTCCTCAGACAGGTGAAGACTTTTCTTTGGcaagggttaggttaggtttaggtaagGGCGCAGTGCTTTTGGAGGAGCACTGTGAGGGGCACGGGCTCTCgggggttaggttagggttagggttaggcaagatTGTGCATGACTTTGGTGTTTGTAGATCCTTATGTGAAGGTGCAGTTGGCTCTGGACAAGAGAAagtggaagaagaggaagacgtCTGTTAAAAAGAAGACTCTGAACCCTTATTACAACGAGTCCTTCACCTTCGACGCGTCGTTTGAACAAATCCAGGTGAGTGCCaccagacaggaaacagagccAACGGATACAGGCCAAGTAAAAGTTAGAAAACCTGAAAAAAGAACAGCATGGTcctttaatgctgctgttgtaGGATTTTGTAAACTGAAGACTCATTCATCCACAGAAGGTGAACCTGGTGATCTCGGTGTGGGACCACGACGCCGTGACCCGAAACGACGCCATGGGGAAGATTTTCCTGGGCTGCGACGCCTCGGGGAACCAGCTGAGGCACTGGGCCGACATGTTGTCCAACCCGCGGCGGCCGGTCGCTCAGTGGCACAGCCTGCTGTCGGCCGAGCAGGTCAACGCCACCCTGACGCTGAAGAAGAAGATACCCCTCGCCAACAAACTGCCCTTCTGAGGGGAAACAGGCGGCGGGGGTGGTCCTGCCAACACTAAAAACTTCAGATTCATCAGCACGAGGAGATTTAAAGATCATTTCTCAGACTCTGAGCTGGGAAGAAAATTATTAAATCTGATTGACTactttatattttacatttaagattAACAATTATATTTTGGTATTAAATTTatgaatcattttcatttcaaaccctGAGCACTTCCTTCTTCCTGTATGAATATTCATACATCACTCCTTTAATCCGTCAAATTTGTGATGATATTCTGGAGTATTTAGTTTCAAACACGTCATCTCATGTAATCACGTttaaaatgaggaaatgttcaGTAACTTTTTCCTGAACTTGCCTTCAGTCTGCCGTCACCTGTTGGCAGCACCAGGAATGACACTTTGGCAGACTGAGCCACAGCTTGAATattagagaaacaaaaagatTAATGTCCTTCATGAAACTTTTAGAAAGTTTCTGGAAACCcctttttttattatcatcaaATAAAATTTATTTCTTCAAGTTCAGCCTTTTTGTCATCCCCACTATAAGAAATCAACACTGCTGAAATGAACAGTCATGTCTTCAGGACTAAAAgaacaacagagaaaatgtcTGCATCAAACCTGAGCGCGGTGAGTTTGGGATGCGATGGACATTGTAAGTCTGCATCGCTTCATCTGAAGGACACAATGCTGAGATCTGCAGGAcattttcatctgctgcacacGAGGACATGATGGTCCTCCGTCCTGTGGAGACACTGAGGGTCCTCTGTGTGCACAAACACGCAGGTTGAAAAGGTAAATGTGACACGTCCTCACGTCTTCTGCTGAGCAACAGCAGTCTGATGTGAGTTTTCAGCTCTCGTCTTCGCCCAGAAGAAGGTTTAAAGTGAGACCGGAGATCAATCAAGCTGAGCTCAGCAGGTgttccttcctgctgcttcagGCCTCCAGAGATCAGACTCATCTTCATTAACAGTCCCAGAGGACCGAGGCCTTCGAGTTTCACTCTGCAGGCAGCTGATGCTGAGACGTAATCTCCTTTTACCTGGAGGAGGGGATAGTCATGCTGGCAGGGGACACACCTGGTATACTGAGAACAAATCATCTAATCGAGAAAGCCTGCACAGGTGAGCAGGACTCAGGTCATTCACAGGTTTCCCACAGTCtttaaaacaatgaactgaaaaagCTGGAATAAGATCACCTGACAGCGAGGCACACCTGCTGAAGGAAGTCGTGTTCTCTTCATCTGTCGTGCAGGTCGACCTCCCAGTTCTTCTTAATGCGTTACGAATGGAAACGGTAAAACTCATAACTTCTGGTTCAAAGAGAATAAGACAGAAAGCACCTCAGGCAGGTGTTTGTCAGCATCAGACGGCGGTTTGAAGGAGGCAGCTGGTCAGCAAAGGTCCAGCAGATCCAGCAGTGACGAGTCGAGGAGCTCGAGGAGTCTCTTTGAAATGCAAATATCCCACCCACCCACTCGGCTCTGACACAACACTTTACTCCACGAGGTGTTTCTTTAGACCTCCTCTGTCACACGTCCTCTCCTGCATCACACAACACTTCAAGTTTAAAGAAGATCAAACTAAAAACTACGAATGAGTGTCGGTCCGACAGCCGAGGAACATACTGcagaaaccagcagctgaaaaatATCACAGAGTTTCATCTGAAAGTTTCAGAAATGTTCAGATCTGGAACTGAGCGACTTTAACTTCTCAAAGAGTTTCAAGTCTTTTCAAGTTTATTTCCACTCTATGAAACAACAAGCACCTTCAGTGAAGTCAGTGATGGCCGGCAGACATCCCTTCATTGGAAAAGCCTTGATTAACAAATGAAGTGGATTTTAAGGGCTCCTTGACCTCTCCTTTATAATTTATACTTTAATTTGAAATTGATTGATAAGTGTTCACTTTATTCTTCGTGTTGGGATTTTTGTTCACTTTGTGGAGGCTGAAATATCTTCAGGTTTTGCCCACAGAGTAAATAAAAATCATATCATTGTAATAAATCAATGGATTTACTTTAATTTTAAGGTTTGATGCCTTCAAAATTTATAGAATAACAAAATCCCATGTCCCTGAATTTGAACTATACCTTAAAAACATTAATCCTGGAAATAATGTTTCAATTCAGGTGGAAATTTTAGAGGTTCACCCCATAGTTGATGTTAATTAATGGCTAAATGAATGGACGATAATACACTGAGAAGCCTTTAATGTATTCATTCTGTGTTTAAAGGCAAAAGAGACTCacaaaaaagcataaaatccATCAGTACTATTAAGAGCCTTTTAAGATATGAATTCAGGGAAACTTTCATAGCCTGTTACTGGTTTACTGGTTTTTGACTCCTTTAAAATCTCTTGAAGATGGAAGCAATCCACCTTAACTTTACTCCTTAAGTCATCCATCCTTAATTCATACAgataaatcattaaaaataccTGAGGTGTTAAAGGTTATCTGCTTAAATACTccaaaaatatttgaattacaTCGTGGTTAATGGATAGATTAGTGGATTTTTGAGGTGAAAAATTAAGGGATTTATTTTCAGGTGGAAACCAAACGCTGCctggaagaagaaatgaaaagcgTTAAAGTCAGCAGCTATTTGAATGATCTTATCAATCCTCCTTATCAAACACCAGCCTGGTCCTTTGAATGTGCAGATTTTGCTGTTTCAGTGGAATCTTTACTGAAGttagactgaaaacacagacgtaatgacagtaagtaaaataaaaatgtgatctGTGACAATGACAGAGCGAGTCCCAGTGACCTTAACTCACTCGGTGGCAGACGTGGCCTTCGCTGTCGCTCTTATCTCCTGTGAATTTCCCTGCCTGTTATTGACAAAGGCAGCCTGATACACTCACACTTCATTATGGAGAGCAGTGACATCAGCAGGTCGGTGTGTTACCAGGATACCTGGAGAGAGGCCCAGCCGTCCAATTAAATacgaggagaggaaggagaaagaaacGCTTCCAGATAATTGTTTTcagagggagctgctgctgctgctgcttcagtcagTCTGCTGCCACACCGACACCCAGCCGAGCACCTACGAccagctccacacacactaacacacgcacgcacacacgcacgcacgcacacacacacacacacacaaggtgagTGCATTCAGAAACTGATGCTGAGGTTTACAGATGCTGTGAGTTTTATTCTGAGCtttctgaatgtgaatgtgtgacttcatttttaatcaaaataataattaatgatgCTTGATTTCATTTCGGAACAGGAGGAGCTTTCAAATATTCTCTTTTCTGATGCTCAGCAAAGTCAGACTACAGTCTGAATTTGCTTCTGTGCAGATTTAAACACGTAAAATTAATTTGTGAACATGCATGTCCAATTTTTATGATGCTGTTGTCTCACACAGGACATGACTGAACTTAATCTGCAACCTAACGACAATACTCAAAATTCAAACTCTGAAATAAGTGATGAAGTGAAAATGtgaggatttcctgcttttattcATGCCACTGTAACTGGGATCCATTTATTCCATTTTATATATAtggtccagtggttcccaaccaaGGGTGTTGGGAACCTCCAAAGGGTCATCAGATACatctgaggggtcatgagaATAAGACAAATGTTTTGATAgatgtttctctgcttttttgtgaaatggTGCAGAGTTTTACCTGTTTGGGCCTTGAAATGTTTTGAGAAGTTTAGAGAAGATAATAACAGAGTTAGAgaagagaataataataataataataataataataataataataataataataataataataataataatgttgttgttgttgttaattaaGACGTGACAATGCTGGAGAGGTGTTGGT
This sequence is a window from Chaetodon trifascialis isolate fChaTrf1 chromosome 10, fChaTrf1.hap1, whole genome shotgun sequence. Protein-coding genes within it:
- the syt8 gene encoding synaptotagmin VIII; translation: MFTTRSPPSSPPFHAPSSQAPPITTSLPPTTRPVIIISTTSAISTQTNTTLNPVAAAASNLINDLLDKIPLPRWAIYTIFVGGALLVLICCLCICIKCCIKDKKKKRQKKMDEKINLKGVNGKTTTALVQPDVVDVDYGSTKQQRGKLLYSLDYNAAQSELTVGIKQAASLKAMDLGGSSDPYVKVYTRPDKSRTCETKVFRHTLNPIFNEQFNIPISKSSLLQSTVVMQVFDFNRFSKHNIIGEIRVQLCNVDWNHVIEEWQDLAEPAKFEDENLGEICFSLRYVPTAGKLTVVILEAKNLKSMDIGGSSDPYVKVQLALDKRKWKKRKTSVKKKTLNPYYNESFTFDASFEQIQKVNLVISVWDHDAVTRNDAMGKIFLGCDASGNQLRHWADMLSNPRRPVAQWHSLLSAEQVNATLTLKKKIPLANKLPF